The following proteins come from a genomic window of Nitrospirota bacterium:
- a CDS encoding sulfite exporter TauE/SafE family protein, with protein sequence MLMNDVSFPLAFMAGVLSFLSPCVLPLVPSYVSFITGMSFEDLTGSADRKRVRNLTITNSLVFIAGFSAVFIALGASSSAAGRILFQYQEWIRIIGGILIIIFGLFIAGFLKLDFLMRERKLHLGGKPAGYIGTFAIGMTFAAGWTPCIGPILGSILLFASAKGSAVYGIKLLSVYSLGLAVPFFISSLAINSFLSYSKKFQKYMRAIMIISGILLIAFGIIMLTNRLKDIAGLFPDFGIKF encoded by the coding sequence TCCTTTGGCATTCATGGCAGGAGTGTTATCTTTTCTTTCGCCTTGCGTCCTGCCGCTCGTTCCTTCTTATGTCTCGTTTATAACAGGCATGTCCTTTGAGGACCTGACAGGAAGCGCAGACAGGAAGAGAGTGCGGAACCTTACAATCACAAACTCCCTTGTATTTATAGCGGGATTCTCCGCTGTATTCATTGCTCTGGGGGCATCATCATCTGCGGCAGGCCGGATTCTATTCCAGTATCAGGAGTGGATAAGGATTATCGGGGGAATACTCATTATAATCTTCGGCCTTTTCATAGCAGGTTTTCTTAAGCTCGATTTTTTGATGCGGGAAAGAAAGCTGCATCTTGGCGGCAAACCTGCCGGATACATCGGGACCTTTGCTATCGGCATGACATTTGCCGCAGGATGGACTCCGTGCATAGGCCCTATCCTCGGCTCAATCCTTCTTTTTGCTAGCGCAAAAGGCTCTGCTGTCTATGGAATCAAACTCCTTTCCGTATATTCGCTCGGACTTGCAGTGCCTTTCTTTATCTCGTCACTTGCCATAAACAGTTTCTTAAGTTATTCCAAAAAATTCCAGAAGTACATGCGGGCAATAATGATCATCAGCGGCATACTGCTGATTGCCTTCGGCATAATAATGCTCACTAACAGGCTGAAGGATATTGCAGGGCTTTTCCCCGACTTCGGGATAAAATTCTAA